One Streptomyces sp. B21-105 genomic region harbors:
- a CDS encoding aminotransferase class I/II-fold pyridoxal phosphate-dependent enzyme, which produces MTALSSPPSPDEVSHFQSMLAEFRRLSVEPRGEADRFQFLCDQMFTVFSASGIWEADREHDRLLPGDDNLDTGNPAFHPPDVFMNTMVKLASDPENLRGYYGGFARDDLRSAVQEFLRRTGLLSADQTVDVVAGAGTVHLYDLLCRHLVRRPNDVVLSAHPFYGFFLPHAERSGGQTRLVRPDDGYRCSGSLVASSISAVNDELHQGWATTVGHRFRAFLTDAAPHLGLCVPPLWVEEVGRALDRVRTWPDFPEQCDGEVLDLLGPLLAEVGLPWPALARVGKLPTVPRVVAWMHINPSQGGDVYGQEHVSALAEVLRYAQVPPIEDLAYHSVRIQLGELGSFFRTGVPTYQLLGLSKPFGLANCRVGLLVTDTDDGYQLGRLVETSAGWMPTFHQIALRDLLADKEVERYLRENSSASQDSYAAKCTVALAVLRGRRHDPTLSEDGFAHVSRIADETAEELFGPFGSYPHAAGVPIRSLVDDFLADGLSAWLSVPRPPEAGFFVMADCTSLITSELGRALDLRSAFDVFALFTHFAGVRTIPEEAMTVASLSTDTKLLRLSFSVPSRTWVHACFLIFLLLRRLTEQTSHIDR; this is translated from the coding sequence ATGACCGCCCTGTCGTCGCCTCCCTCGCCGGACGAGGTGAGCCACTTCCAGTCAATGCTTGCCGAATTCCGGCGACTCAGCGTCGAGCCTCGCGGGGAGGCCGACCGCTTCCAGTTCCTCTGCGACCAGATGTTCACGGTATTCAGCGCATCCGGCATTTGGGAAGCCGACCGCGAGCACGATCGGCTCCTCCCCGGGGACGACAACCTCGACACCGGCAATCCGGCCTTCCATCCGCCGGACGTGTTCATGAACACGATGGTGAAACTGGCCAGCGATCCTGAGAACCTTCGCGGCTACTACGGGGGCTTCGCCCGCGACGATCTCCGGAGCGCGGTGCAAGAGTTCCTGCGGCGCACCGGGCTGCTGAGCGCCGACCAGACGGTGGACGTCGTGGCGGGCGCCGGCACAGTCCACCTCTATGACCTGCTGTGTCGGCACCTTGTGCGCCGCCCCAACGACGTCGTTCTCAGCGCGCATCCCTTCTACGGCTTCTTCCTCCCGCACGCCGAGCGCTCCGGAGGACAGACTCGGCTCGTGCGGCCCGACGACGGCTACCGGTGCTCAGGCAGTCTGGTCGCGTCCTCCATCTCGGCCGTCAACGACGAACTGCACCAGGGCTGGGCCACGACGGTCGGGCACAGGTTCCGGGCGTTCCTTACCGATGCCGCCCCTCACCTGGGTCTCTGCGTCCCGCCCCTATGGGTCGAGGAGGTCGGCAGAGCGCTCGATCGCGTTCGTACCTGGCCGGACTTCCCGGAGCAGTGCGACGGGGAGGTCTTGGATCTCCTCGGTCCGCTCCTGGCCGAAGTCGGGCTCCCCTGGCCTGCGCTCGCCCGCGTCGGCAAGCTGCCGACCGTGCCGCGCGTGGTGGCATGGATGCACATCAACCCGAGCCAAGGCGGCGACGTCTACGGCCAGGAACACGTCAGCGCCTTGGCCGAGGTGCTGCGTTACGCCCAAGTACCGCCGATTGAGGACCTGGCCTATCACTCGGTGCGGATCCAACTAGGGGAGCTGGGCTCCTTCTTCCGCACCGGAGTGCCGACGTATCAGCTCCTGGGGCTCTCGAAGCCGTTCGGACTCGCCAACTGCCGGGTCGGCCTGCTGGTCACCGACACCGACGACGGCTACCAACTCGGCCGTCTGGTCGAGACCTCCGCCGGATGGATGCCGACGTTCCATCAGATCGCCCTTCGGGATCTGCTGGCGGACAAGGAAGTCGAACGGTATTTGCGTGAGAACTCGTCCGCGTCGCAGGACAGCTATGCCGCCAAATGCACCGTTGCCCTGGCTGTACTGCGCGGCCGACGCCACGACCCCACACTTTCCGAGGATGGGTTCGCCCACGTGAGCCGCATCGCGGACGAGACCGCCGAGGAGCTGTTCGGACCATTCGGCTCATACCCGCACGCCGCCGGGGTGCCCATCCGTAGCCTGGTCGACGACTTCCTGGCAGATGGACTCAGTGCCTGGCTGTCGGTGCCCCGGCCACCGGAGGCCGGCTTCTTCGTCATGGCGGACTGCACCTCTCTCATCACGTCGGAACTCGGCAGGGCACTGGATCTGCGCAGCGCATTCGATGTCTTCGCTCTGTTCACCCACTTCGCAGGGGTCCGCACCATTCCGGAGGAGGCCATGACGGTGGCGTCCCTGTCGACGGACACGAAACTGCTGCGCCTGAGCTTCTCCGTGCCGTCCCGGACCTGGGTGCACGCCTGTTTCCTGATCTTTCTGCTCCTGCGCCGACTGACTGAGCAAACCTCACACATCGATCGATGA
- a CDS encoding ABC transporter ATP-binding protein, translating into MTDLQGETAVVASDVVKTFFTLDRQQGFLGGLRTLVMPRRRAKTAVDRMSLTVRYGELVALLGPNGAGKSTTIKLLTGILAPTAGSVQVGGIDPHRHREQNARGIGAVFGQRTQLWWDLPARESLAILRDIFEVDESDYRKRLTEYDDLLQLSEFWDTRVRHLSLGQRVRCDLAAALLHDPMIVFLDEPTIGMDVVVKEQVREFLRHQVERRGRAVLLTTHDMTEVDRLAERVVLINQGRLAFDGSLEELRHRYGETWQVHITFAEPQDRPTVEGLTLVRWDGARAVYGPGPVGGAGPEDNPQNALKRVIEQYAITDVAITKSDLEDVMRAAYLRAPSSGGNADENRTEVVAG; encoded by the coding sequence ATGACCGACCTGCAAGGCGAAACAGCGGTTGTCGCCAGCGACGTCGTCAAGACCTTCTTCACCCTCGACCGACAGCAAGGGTTCCTCGGTGGCCTGCGCACACTGGTGATGCCCAGGCGCCGGGCCAAGACCGCGGTGGACCGGATGTCCTTGACCGTCCGCTACGGCGAGCTCGTGGCACTGCTGGGTCCGAACGGTGCGGGCAAGTCCACCACCATCAAACTGCTGACCGGAATCCTGGCGCCGACGGCTGGTTCCGTGCAGGTAGGCGGTATCGATCCGCACCGTCACAGGGAACAGAACGCCAGAGGCATCGGAGCGGTCTTCGGGCAACGTACCCAGCTGTGGTGGGACTTGCCTGCCCGTGAGTCACTGGCGATCCTCCGGGACATCTTCGAGGTCGACGAGTCGGACTATCGAAAGCGCCTCACCGAATACGACGACCTTCTACAGTTGTCCGAGTTCTGGGACACGCGAGTGCGTCATCTGTCCCTGGGACAACGTGTCCGGTGCGACCTGGCCGCAGCGCTGCTGCACGACCCGATGATCGTGTTCCTGGACGAGCCCACCATCGGGATGGACGTCGTCGTGAAGGAGCAGGTCCGCGAGTTCCTGCGGCACCAGGTCGAACGCCGGGGCCGCGCGGTTCTGCTGACCACCCACGACATGACGGAGGTGGACCGGCTCGCCGAGCGAGTGGTCCTCATCAATCAAGGCCGGCTCGCCTTCGACGGCTCCTTGGAGGAGCTGCGCCATCGATACGGCGAGACATGGCAGGTGCACATCACCTTCGCCGAGCCGCAAGACCGTCCGACCGTGGAGGGACTCACGCTCGTTCGCTGGGACGGCGCGCGAGCGGTGTACGGGCCCGGACCTGTCGGCGGCGCAGGCCCCGAGGACAATCCACAAAACGCGCTGAAGCGCGTCATTGAGCAGTACGCGATAACGGATGTCGCCATTACCAAGAGCGATCTTGAGGAC
- a CDS encoding Gfo/Idh/MocA family protein produces MTNDRAVVLVGCGYAADFYVACLTSYPHLKLVGAYDIDQERATTFCGFHGITRFGSLTEALDQDAIVANLTTIESHHEVTKAALLRGRHVFSEKPLALAQAETDELRHLAETRGLLLASAPSTSLGPCYGAVREALHGGLIGRPLVVHANLEDGAVHRMDYRNWISPSGQPWPARHEFAAGPILEHAGYQLTWLVRLFGGVKQMTGMTTTVEPAPRPKEATDWRFGPNLALWSLTHDSGVVTRLSAGGVAPRDYSMRIFGEEGVLEVEDVMRLNSPVAYRRSASVTEHSRIGYLGPTERLRYDTPPPPYDDTHYIDFAAGLAEMADCLDGPGAPRLGLPLSAHVLELTLELITSGARTVRPTTRYGEPRETRTPR; encoded by the coding sequence GTGACGAACGACAGGGCGGTGGTGCTCGTCGGATGCGGTTACGCCGCGGACTTCTATGTCGCCTGCCTCACCAGTTACCCGCACCTCAAGCTGGTCGGTGCCTACGACATCGACCAGGAACGGGCGACGACGTTCTGCGGCTTCCATGGGATAACCCGCTTCGGCAGCCTGACGGAGGCACTCGATCAGGACGCGATCGTCGCGAACCTGACGACGATCGAGAGCCACCACGAGGTCACCAAGGCGGCGCTGCTCAGGGGGCGGCACGTCTTCAGCGAGAAGCCGCTGGCGCTAGCGCAGGCCGAGACGGACGAGCTCCGGCACCTCGCCGAAACCCGCGGGCTTCTGCTGGCGTCGGCGCCGAGCACCTCGCTCGGCCCCTGCTATGGCGCCGTACGGGAGGCATTGCACGGTGGCCTCATCGGCCGACCCCTCGTCGTGCATGCCAATCTTGAGGACGGTGCCGTTCACAGGATGGACTACCGGAACTGGATCAGTCCCTCCGGTCAGCCCTGGCCGGCCCGCCACGAGTTCGCCGCTGGCCCCATTCTGGAGCACGCTGGCTACCAACTCACCTGGCTGGTCCGACTGTTCGGCGGGGTGAAGCAGATGACGGGGATGACGACGACCGTGGAGCCCGCGCCCCGGCCGAAGGAGGCGACCGACTGGAGATTCGGCCCGAACCTGGCCCTGTGGAGTCTCACCCATGACAGCGGCGTCGTGACGCGGCTGAGTGCCGGAGGAGTGGCCCCCCGTGACTACTCCATGCGGATCTTTGGCGAGGAGGGCGTACTTGAGGTGGAGGACGTGATGCGTCTGAACTCACCCGTCGCGTATCGGCGTTCGGCCTCGGTGACGGAACACAGCCGGATCGGCTATCTCGGACCCACTGAGCGCCTGCGCTACGACACGCCCCCACCTCCCTACGACGACACCCACTACATCGACTTCGCGGCCGGCCTGGCAGAGATGGCGGACTGCCTGGACGGTCCCGGTGCACCCCGGCTCGGCCTTCCGCTGTCGGCACACGTCCTTGAGCTGACGCTGGAACTCATCACATCAGGGGCCCGGACCGTACGCCCCACGACACGATACGGCGAACCGCGAGAGACGAGGACGCCCCGATGA